Below is a window of Roseofilum capinflatum BLCC-M114 DNA.
AGGTAATATTCCTCTATCCTGGCGAACCCCAGCGTTTGCGGCTCGGATTTTGCTAGGGGGACTATGGGATTCTCCAGAGTTAGTGATAACCAGTCATTTGAATTTTACACCGATCGCCTACTGGCTGAAGCAGTTGAGAGGTATTCCCTATTGGACGATCGCCCACGGAGTAGAAGCCTGGAACATCGAGCGTCCCCTACTGAAAACGGCTCTGGGTCATGCCGATCGCATTCTCGCCGTAAGTCACTATACCCGCGATCGTCTCCTCAAAGAGCAAGACTTGAATCCAGAACAAGTGTTACTCCTTCCCAATACCTTTGATAGCGATCGCTTTACCATTGCCCCCAAACCGCCTTACCTACTGCAACGCTATGGTTTTTCTCCAGAAACGAAAATCCTATTAACCGTTTGCCGCTTAGATAGCCAAGAACAATATAAAGGCTACGATCGCATTCTAGAAGCCCTGCCCACCATCCTCCCACAGGTTCCCAACCTTCATTATCTGATTGTCGGCAAAGGGGATGACCGTCCCCGCGTGGAAACCCTAATTCAACAACTGAATCTACAAAAGTACGTCACCCTAGCCGGTTTTATTCCCGATGAAGAATTGTGTGACCACTACAATCTTTGCGATCTCTTTGCCATGCCCAGTAAAGGAGAAGGATTTGGCATCGTCTATTTAGAAGCCTTAGCCTGTGGTAAACCCACATTAGGAGGAAACCAAGACGGGGCCATAGATGCCCTCTGTAACGGTAAACTAGGAGCATTAGTCAATCCCGATCGCGTCGAAGAAATTGCCCAAACTCTCATCCAGATTTTACAACGACAATATCCTAATCCATTGATGTATCAACCAGAAGCTTTGCGACAACAAGTCATTGAAACCTTTGGTTTTGAACAGTTTCAGCAAACCCTAGAAGCGCTAATGGAAACGTCTCGCCTAGGAGGTCATCCGTGAAAGTTCTCCATGTCATTCCCTCCTTATCCCCTAGTCGAGGGGGGCCCACCGAAGTCGCTCTCAACTTAGTTAAGTACCTCAGACAATCTGGAGTAGAGGCCGAGATTGCCACGACTAATGACAATGGAGCAGAAAACGCCCAACTCCTTGATGTTCCCCTCAACCAAAAAGTTGACTATCGTGGGGTTCCGGTCTGGTTTTTACCTCTAGCTTCTCCACCCAATCAAGGCGTTTCTTTAGGGCGCGATCGCGGATTTCTCTTCTCTCCTGCCCTCACCCGATGGCTGTGGCACAACGTCCGCAATTATGACATTCTCGATAACCATTATCTTTTCTCCTACGCTTCTACCTGTGCCGGGGCGATCGCCCGTTGGCATAAAGTCCCTTACACCGTCCGTACTATGGGCCAACTCTCCCCCTGGGCCCTAGCCCAAAGTCGTCGCAAAAAACAACTCTATAGCCTTCTCATCGAACGCCGTACCCTCAATCAAGCTGCCGCCATCCACTGTACCTCAGAAGGAGAAGCCTTAGATGTTCGCAATTATGGCATTACGTCCCCAACCGTAACCATTCCCCTAGGCGTGGACATTCCAGAAATCCAACCCGATGCCAAAGCGAAACTGCGGGCAAAATATGATATTCCTTTAGACGCGACAATTATCTTATTTCTCTCCCGTCTACATTATAAAAAACGCCCCGATCTATTAATCGAAGCACTCCATCGAGTTAAATCTGAGCATCCTAACATTTATCTCCTCCTTGCCGGTTCTGGAGATTCTGAATATATTGAGGAATTAAAACAGTTAATCCATCAGTTAGACTTACACCATTGCACCCGATTTACCGGATTTGTCACAGGACAAGACAAAGATTTAGTCCTGCAAGGCTCAGATCTTTTTGTCCTTCCTTCCTTTTCTGAAAACTTCGGTATTGCCGTAGTTGAAGCCATGGCTGCGGGTTTACCTGTGATTATCA
It encodes the following:
- a CDS encoding glycosyltransferase encodes the protein MYKSHKKHSYHLWFPNIFGFKGGIQVYSAFLLQALQNLYPDRHYQVYLKHDTQSSPDLDRRHQTDFHFTGNIPLSWRTPAFAARILLGGLWDSPELVITSHLNFTPIAYWLKQLRGIPYWTIAHGVEAWNIERPLLKTALGHADRILAVSHYTRDRLLKEQDLNPEQVLLLPNTFDSDRFTIAPKPPYLLQRYGFSPETKILLTVCRLDSQEQYKGYDRILEALPTILPQVPNLHYLIVGKGDDRPRVETLIQQLNLQKYVTLAGFIPDEELCDHYNLCDLFAMPSKGEGFGIVYLEALACGKPTLGGNQDGAIDALCNGKLGALVNPDRVEEIAQTLIQILQRQYPNPLMYQPEALRQQVIETFGFEQFQQTLEALMETSRLGGHP
- a CDS encoding glycosyltransferase produces the protein MKVLHVIPSLSPSRGGPTEVALNLVKYLRQSGVEAEIATTNDNGAENAQLLDVPLNQKVDYRGVPVWFLPLASPPNQGVSLGRDRGFLFSPALTRWLWHNVRNYDILDNHYLFSYASTCAGAIARWHKVPYTVRTMGQLSPWALAQSRRKKQLYSLLIERRTLNQAAAIHCTSEGEALDVRNYGITSPTVTIPLGVDIPEIQPDAKAKLRAKYDIPLDATIILFLSRLHYKKRPDLLIEALHRVKSEHPNIYLLLAGSGDSEYIEELKQLIHQLDLHHCTRFTGFVTGQDKDLVLQGSDLFVLPSFSENFGIAVVEAMAAGLPVIITPEVQIAPEIEQANAGLIVEGNRESVASAISQLLASEKQKLSQNAQTLVKQSYSWPAIAERLADIDRSVLQNKLH